A region from the Vicia villosa cultivar HV-30 ecotype Madison, WI linkage group LG3, Vvil1.0, whole genome shotgun sequence genome encodes:
- the LOC131660409 gene encoding bifunctional dihydrofolate reductase-thymidylate synthase-like: MAADSSVMFNGNGNGGINPMPNLQRTYQVVVAATKDMGIGKDGKLPWRLSTDLKFFKEITTTTNESGKKNAVVMGRKTWESIPLRFRPLPGRLNVVLTRSGSFDVKAAEDVVVCGSMSTALELLAASPYCTSIEKIFVIGGGEIFRDALNAPECEAIHITEIHTSIECDTFMPPIDFTVFRPWYSSFPKVENNIRYSFTTYVRVRSSVAESLSQNTDSPIDNKPASKKFEVQNFSFLPKIVFERHEEYGYLNLVQEIISQGTSKGDRTGTGTLSKFGCQMRFNLRRGFPLLTTKRVFWRGVVEELLWFISSSTNAKVLQEKGIHIWDDNASREFLDSIGLSEREEGDLGPVYGFQWRHFGARYTNMHNDYTGQGVDQLLDVINKIKHNPDDRRIILSAWNPADLKLMALPPCHMSAQFYVANGELSCQMNQRSADMGLGVPFNIASYALLTCMIAHICDLVPGDFIHVLGDAHVYQTHVRPLQEQLHNLPKPFPTLKINSMKKDIDSFVATDFKLIDYDPHQKIEMKMAV; this comes from the exons ATGGCTGCTGATTCCTCTGTAATGTTCAACGGAAATGGAAATGGTGGTATCAACCCAATGCCTAACCTACAGAGGACTTACCAAGTGGTAGTGGCTGCCACCAAAGATATGGGCATTGGTAAGGATGGAAAGTTGCCATGGAGATTATCTACCGATCTCAAGTTTTTCAAAGAGATAACTACGACGACTAACGAATCCGGGAAGAAGAATGCCGTTGTTATGGGAAGAAAAACATGGGAGAGTATCCCTCTTCGGTTCAGGCCTCTTCCTGGTCGTCTTAATGTTGTTTTGACTCGCTCGGGTAGTTTTGATGTTAAAGCAGCGGAAGATGTTGTTGTATGTGGAAGTATGTCTACTGCATTGGAACTTTTAGCTGCTTCTCCTTACTGCACTTCAATTGAGAAAATATTTGTTATTGGGGGTGGTGAAATATTTAG AGATGCTCTCAATGCACCTGAATGTGAAGCTATCCATATCACAGAAATTCACACAAGCATTGAGTGTGACACTTTTATGCCGCCAATTGATTTCACTGTATTTCGGCCATGGTACTCATCTTTTCCTAAGGTGGAAAACAACATCCGATATTCTTTCACCACTTATGTGCGTGTAAGAAGTTCTGTAGCAGAGTCCTTGAGTCAGAATACTGATTCACCTATTGATAATAAACCGGCTTCTAAAAAATTTGAGGTTCAAAACTTTTCTTTTCTTCCGAAAATAGTCTTTGAGAGGCATGAGGAGTACGGGTATCTTAATCTGGTTCAAGAAATCATATCTCAAGGTACCTCCAAAGGTGATAGGACAGGGACTGGAACCTTGTCAAAATTTGGTTGCCAG ATGAGGTTCAATCTGCGCAGAGGCTTTCCTCTTCTAACAACCAAG AGAGTATTTTGGCGTGGAGTTGTTGAAGAACTTCTTTGGTTTATCAGTAGCTCAACAAATGCCAAG GTGTTACAGGAAAAAGGCATTCATATATGGGATGATAATGCATCCAGAGAATTCCTTGATAG CATTGGTTTGTCAGAGAGGGAGGAGGGTGACTTAGGACCTGTTTATGGGTTTCAGTGGAGGCACTTTGGTGCCAG GTATACTAACATGCATAATGACTATACCGGCCAAGGAGTTGATCAGCTTTTAGATGTTATCAACAAGATAAAGCATAATCCTGATGATAGACGGATCATTCTCTCTGCATGGAATCCAGCAGATCTTAAATTGATGGCACTTCCACCCTGCCACATGTCTGCACAG TTCTATGTAGCAAATGGGGAGTTATCATGTCAAATGAATCAGCGATCTGCTGATATGGGCCTGGGTGTGCCATTCAACATTGCATCTTATGCCCTCCTTACATGCATGATTGCTCATATTTGTG ACCTTGTTCCAGGTGATTTTATCCATGTTCTTGGGGATGCGCATGTTTATCAAACTCATGTGAGGCCTTTGCAGGAGCAGCTTCATAACCTGCCAAAACCTTTTCCA ACTTTAAAAATCAATTCAATGAAGAAAGATATAGATTCTTTTGTGGCTACTGATTTCAAACTCATTGACTATGATCCTCACCAGAAGATtgagatgaagatggctgtttaA
- the LOC131660410 gene encoding S-adenosyl-L-methionine:benzoic acid/salicylic acid carboxyl methyltransferase 3-like: MQYVLLIHEHLFSLAMAVEQVLHMNGGEGETSYASNSTFQKKVILTAKHILEESIMRLYCDIFPNCLKVADLGCSSGPNALLVASNIMNTIDAVSQNMSHETPMFQFFLNDFNTTFKSLPDFYKRLEQEKGHKFSPCFFSGTPGSFYGRLFPNHSIHFFHSSYSLHWLSKTPEVLQDALEPLNKGAIYLTRTSPPAVHKAYHAQFQQDFTLFLRSRSFELLPGGAMVLTLIGRDELNELINAWVVIGMALNDMATEKLMEKKKLDSFNIPSYCPTSEEIRKVIEEEGSFDVQSLETITTDWVKTIDVIDDEDGDTRAEGVATFIRAVAEPILKSEFGEEIMDELFNRFKNKIIQLDGVEKLEVPNLVMHITKRI, translated from the exons ATGCAGTACGTGCTTCTCATTCACGAACATTTATTTTCTTTAGCAATGGCAGTTGAACAAGTCCTTCATATGAATGGAGGTGAAGGAGAAACAAGTTACGCAAGTAACTCGACATTTCag AAAAAGGTGATTCTGACTGCCAAACACATCcttgaagaaagtataatgagacTATATTGTGACATTTTTCCAAACTGTTTGAAAGTGGCTGACTTAGGTTGTTCATCAGGTCCAAATGCACTTTTGGTTGCATCTAATATAATGAACACCATTGATGCAGTGAGCCAAAACATGAGTCATGAAACACCCATGTTTCAGTTTTTTCTCAATGACTTCAATACTACTTTTAAGTCACTACCTGATTTTTATAAAAGACTTGAACAAGAGAAAGGACACAAGTTTAGTCCATGTTTCTTTAGTGGAACACCAGGGTCTTTTTATGGAAGACTCTTTCCTAACCATTCCATTCACTTTTTTCATTCCTCCTATAGTCTTCACTGGCTTTCTAAG ACTCCAGAAGTGTTGCAAGATGCTTTAGAACCATTGAACAAAGGTGCTATCTACCTAACAAGGACAAGTCCTCCAGCAGTGCACAAAGCATACCATGCACAATTTCAACAAGACTTCACATTATTTTTGAGGTCACGTTCGTTTGAACTGCTTCCAGGTGGTGCTATGGTCCTAACACTTATTGGTAGAGATGAACTAAATGAACTGATAAATGCATGGGTTGTGATTGGCATGGCACTCAATGACATGGCCACAGAG AAATTGATGGAGAAGAAAAAATTGGACTCATTTAACATACCATCTTATTGTCCTACGTCTGaggagattaggaaagtgattGAAGAAGAAGGTTCTTTTGATGTTCAAAGTTTGGAGACAATTACAACAGATTGGGTGAAAACCATTGATGTGATTGATGATGAGGATGGAGATACAAGAGCTGAGGGAGTTGCAACATTTATAAGGGCTGTTGCTGAACCAATTTTGAAGTCAGAGTTTGGAGAAGAAATCATGGATGAACTATTCAATAGGTTCAAGAACAAGATTATTCAACTTGATGGAGTTGAGAAATTGGAAGTGCCTAATTTAGTCATGCACATTACTAAACGTATTTGA